The following DNA comes from Coleofasciculus chthonoplastes PCC 7420.
CGGCTAAGGGATATCGCTTAATTTTAACCATGCCAGAAAATATGAGTCGTGAACGTCAGCAATTGGTGAAAGCCTACGGTGCAGAAGTGGTGCTGACACCTGCTAAAGCAGATATGGCTGGCGCGATCGCCCGGGCGAATGAGTTATTGGCGACTCTCCCCAATGCTTTTTCCCCACAACAATTTAGTAATCCCGCTAACCCGAAAATTCATTATCAAACCACGGGACCAGAGATTTGGCAAGGGACAGATGGACAAATTGACATTCTTGTGCTAGGCGTTGGCACAGGGGGGACACTCACGGGGGCGGGGCGCTATCTCAAACAACAAAAACCCCAATTGAAAATTGTGGCAATTGAGCCAACTAAGAGTGCGGTTTTAAGTGGCAAACCTGCGGGAATCCACAATCTCCAAGGAATTGGTGCGGGGTTTGTTCCTGACGTGTTGCGGGTAAATTTGATTGACGAAATTATGCAGGTGAATGAGGCGCAAGCTTATGACATCGGGCGTCAGTTAGCGCAGGAGGAAGGAATTCTTAGTGGCATTTCTACAGGGGCGGCGGTGTATGCTGCGTTACAGGTGGGGTGTCGTCCCGAAAATCGCGATCGCCTAATTGTGGTGATTCAACCCAGTGGTGGAGAACGGTATCTGAGTACACCAATGTTTGCCCATTAAT
Coding sequences within:
- the cysK gene encoding cysteine synthase A; amino-acid sequence: MKIYSNITDVIGSTSLVQLQRLPQRHGCVATIVLKLEGMNPAKSIKDRIAISMVAEAEEVGLIQPGVSTIIEATSGNTGIGLAMVCAAKGYRLILTMPENMSRERQQLVKAYGAEVVLTPAKADMAGAIARANELLATLPNAFSPQQFSNPANPKIHYQTTGPEIWQGTDGQIDILVLGVGTGGTLTGAGRYLKQQKPQLKIVAIEPTKSAVLSGKPAGIHNLQGIGAGFVPDVLRVNLIDEIMQVNEAQAYDIGRQLAQEEGILSGISTGAAVYAALQVGCRPENRDRLIVVIQPSGGERYLSTPMFAH